In a genomic window of Stegostoma tigrinum isolate sSteTig4 chromosome 45, sSteTig4.hap1, whole genome shotgun sequence:
- the LOC125448746 gene encoding uncharacterized protein LOC125448746 has protein sequence MEDTDNAVVEADIRVSDCVVASYATPSRDSCSPSKTGAGLNSACTREEEGLWSCEPAMGEGNDQHSGSRGNQSWDCPESTSSDSDDYVSDFDNMLSDEELTGEHDYLRSLLQIIGEPPPFQYYREFENAMNSPGIKSSFSYLHTEGDGETVHDQFSVLSSDSDKSSSFNNVGDAGTSSSGNVSQYRKVTHSGVVAPFSNRTLSHPSFHSFYAAVSSQQSQSFLAELDDSRFHNKDSTDSHSKPDLSIKSEASVLRSQEIHMPAIHQCEFFYTDPMLPSGYRVYNHLSLPTRQVLQGLRLNTPSPIMSASVAPPSVQRDNRTPVSHASHSLDRCQQQNCPVSRAECDAISTSLDLSQFEHTDKTRTGTMHCTLKNKCIHESEDHEDVGTNGIKLPPNLGDSSIKDCADPKQKHHLFLNNWSKASMESSPTTELYKIKHLAEHKCEHSPGHLKYTDSTKSSTKSEGRPSSTSSDTKIRTEKLLCIGTESVDFGTMPTEVAQETEVSSCDFPT, from the exons ATGGAAGACACCGATAATGCCGTAGTCGAGGCCGACATTAGAGTTTCGGACTGTGTTGTGGCCAGCTATGCCACTCCAAGCAGAGACAGTTGTAGCCCATCCAAGACAGGAGCAGGCCTCAATTCTGCATGCACTAGAG AGGAGGAAGGACTGTGGAGTTGTGAACCAGCAATGGGTGAAGGAAATGACCAACATTCAGGGAGCAGGGGTAATCAAAGCTGGGATTGCCCAGAATCCACATCTTCTGATTCGGATGACTACGTTTCCGATTTTGACAATATGCTGTCTGATGAGGAATTAACTGGAGAACACGACTATCTCAG GTCCCTGTTGCAGATCATTGGGGAACCTCCCCCATTTCAGTATTACAGGGAGTTTGAGAATGCTATGAATAGTCCTGGAATAAAGAGTTCTTTCTCATACCTACATACTGAAG GAGACGGAGAGACAGTCCACGATCAGTTTTCTGTGTTGTCATCGGACAGCGATAAATCCTCATCGTTTAACAACGTTGGAGATGCAGGCACATCCAGTTCAGGGAACGTTTCGCAATACAGGAAG gTGACCCATTCAGGTGTTGTTGCTCCATTCTCCAACAGGACTCTATCACACCCATCTTTTCACTCCTTTTACGCTGCTGTTTCATCTCAGCAGTCACAGAGCTTCCTTGCTGAACTCGATGACTCCAGATTTCACAACAAAGATTCCACCGATTCCCACTCTAAGCCTGACCTCTCAATAAAATCTGAAGCCAGCGTCCTCCGTTCCCAAGAGATTCACA TGCCTGCCATCCATCAATGTGAGTTTTTCTACACTGACCCAATGCTGCCATCTGGTTATCGGGTTTACAATCATCTTTCACTTCCCACACGCCAG GTGCTTCAAGGTTTACGGCTCAACACTCCTTCGCCCATCATGTCTGCAAGTGTGGCTCCACCAAGCGTCCAGAGAGACAATCGCACCCCAGTCAGTCATGCTTCTCACTCTCTGGATAGATGCCAACAACAGAACTGCCCTGTATCTAGAGCAGAATGTGATGCCATCAGCACCTCATTGGACCTTAGCCAGTTTGAGCACACTGATAAAACAAGGACAGGAACAATGCACTGCACACTGAAGAACAAATGTATTCACGAGTCAGAGGATCATGAAGATGTAGGAACAAATGGTATTAAGTTACCACCCAACCTAGGAGACTCTAGTATAAAGGACTGTGCTGACCCCAAACAAAAACACCACCTGTTTCTTAACAACTGGAGTAAGGCCTCAATGGAATCTTCTCCAAccacagagctttataaaatcaaacACCTAGCTGAGCATAAATGTGAACACTCCCCTGGACATCTTAAATACACTGATTCCACTAAATCATCCACAAAATCTGAAGGTAGACCATCAAGCACTTCCTCGGACACCAAGATTAGAACTGAAAAGTTGCTATGTATCGGGACAGAATCTGTAGACTTTGGCACAATGCCCACAGAGGTTGCTCAGGAAACTGAAGTCAGCAGTTGTGACTTCCCTACTTAG
- the ufsp1 gene encoding inactive Ufm1-specific protease 1, whose translation MELVKNVHSGLPLPEPDSEIQRLSLVRGDYLYYHYGCDGTDDCGWGCGYRTMQTLSSWIILQQTNIKNHRVPTLNEVQEALVEMEDKPQNFIGSKTWIGSFEIALCIDKFYDVPCKLIHVRRGGELLQKVDELYLHFDTLGSPVMMGGDNDNASKGILGMCTGMENHYLLVLDPHYSGNILDKEYAQRKGWVAWKRLDLFDQNSFYNFCLPQCKGV comes from the coding sequence ATGGAGTTGGTGAAGAACGTTCACTCTGGCCTTCCTCTTCCTGAGCCAGACTCTGAAATCCAGCGGCTCTCTCTGGTCCGTGGCGATTACCTCTACTATCATTATGGCTGTGATGGGACAGATGACTGTGGCTGGGGCTGTGGCTACCGAACGATGCAGACACTCTCCTCCTGGATTATTCTGCAGCAGACAAACATAAAGAACCACCGGGTGCCCACCCTGAACGAGGTGCAGGAGGCACTGGTGGAGATGGAGGATAAGCCCCAAAACTTCATTGGCTCTAAGACCTGGATTGGCTCCTTTGAGATCGCACTGTGCATCGATAAGTTCTACGATGTCCCATGCAAACTGATCCATGTGCGCCGAGGGGGTGAGCTCCTGCAGAAAGTCGATGAGCTCTATCTGCACTTTGACACGCTGGGTTCTCCTGTCATGATGGGTGGTGATAATGACAATGCTTCTAAGGGGATTCTGGGCATGTGCACGGGCATGGAGAACCACTACCTCCTCGTCCTCGATCCCCATTATTCTGGGAATATCTTAGACAAGGAATATGCCCAAAGGAAAGGCTGGGTTGCTTGGAAGAGGCTGGACTTGTTTGACCAGAATTCGTTCTATAACTTCTGCCTCCCTCAGTGCAAAGGTGTGTAA